From one Neorhizobium galegae genomic stretch:
- a CDS encoding NAD(P)/FAD-dependent oxidoreductase: MTTSSSSQRIAVIGGGIFGVSSAVHLARLGAHVTLVTEGAFASGASGRSLAWLNSARFRSAEYHRLRVVGIDRYRTLASRNEGAAWLRFEGGLTWDADDASNRIAETYAHEQAIGYDCQLLGAAEVVKVTPGIAAAAISPQGAIFNPGEGWVDLPSLIDILLQEFKALGGQAVAHAGKASIDIKGGRAVGLSTANGTYIKADAVLVATGAAAPDMVKQAGHAISDGTPIALLVKSKPFGSAVRAVLNTPNVALRPTPDGAVVCDSAWSEEELNRSSDGTHEVKDETLRRLLSEASNVLEGNPTLELESYHCGPKPVPGDGEPVIGPLEGIPGYFVAFSHSGATLGLITGELIAREIVTGEASPLLANFRPARFAQKSRALAS, from the coding sequence TTGACAACCTCATCCTCCAGCCAGCGGATTGCCGTCATCGGTGGCGGTATTTTCGGTGTTTCCTCGGCGGTTCATCTGGCCCGACTCGGCGCGCACGTCACTTTGGTCACGGAAGGGGCGTTCGCCAGCGGGGCGTCCGGCCGATCCCTGGCATGGCTCAACTCGGCGCGTTTCCGTTCCGCCGAATATCACCGTCTTCGGGTCGTCGGGATCGATCGCTACCGGACGCTGGCAAGCCGCAATGAAGGCGCTGCATGGCTGCGCTTCGAGGGCGGTTTGACATGGGATGCGGACGACGCGTCGAACCGGATTGCGGAAACCTACGCTCACGAACAGGCGATCGGTTATGACTGCCAGCTTCTTGGCGCCGCAGAAGTGGTGAAGGTCACGCCCGGCATCGCCGCGGCCGCGATTTCGCCTCAGGGCGCGATTTTCAATCCCGGTGAGGGCTGGGTGGATCTGCCTTCGCTGATCGATATCCTCCTCCAGGAGTTCAAGGCACTCGGCGGCCAGGCCGTGGCCCATGCCGGAAAGGCAAGCATCGACATCAAGGGTGGTCGGGCCGTCGGGCTCTCGACGGCAAATGGAACGTATATAAAGGCGGACGCAGTTCTCGTCGCCACCGGTGCAGCCGCGCCTGACATGGTAAAACAGGCGGGCCATGCCATTTCCGACGGAACCCCGATCGCGCTTCTTGTCAAATCGAAGCCTTTCGGGTCTGCAGTTCGCGCCGTTCTCAATACACCGAACGTAGCGTTGCGCCCGACGCCGGACGGCGCGGTCGTCTGCGATTCCGCATGGTCGGAGGAAGAACTCAATCGTAGCTCCGATGGGACTCACGAGGTCAAGGACGAGACGCTTCGTCGTCTTCTTTCGGAAGCCTCGAACGTGCTCGAGGGCAATCCCACGCTCGAATTGGAAAGCTATCACTGCGGGCCGAAGCCTGTGCCGGGTGATGGGGAGCCGGTGATCGGCCCGCTCGAGGGCATTCCGGGTTATTTCGTTGCCTTCAGCCATAGTGGCGCGACACTGGGCCTGATTACCGGTGAGCTCATCGCGCGCGAAATCGTGACCGGGGAGGCGAGCCCTCTGCTTGCGAATTTCCGGCCGGCCCGTTTCGCGCAGAAAAGCCGGGCTTTGGCATCGTAA
- a CDS encoding LacI family DNA-binding transcriptional regulator — MMKRTTSKRLVTISDVAQSAGVSKATAARVLGSYGTASPVVKEKVREAAKRLGYQANELARSMTTGKSKTIGVIVGDIENPYFGQAVRGISDAAHAAGFDVILSNSGEDAAKEKAAVRVLLGKRVDGLIVTPASVYETQHLHEVQRSGRPLVLLDRTIPGLGVDAVVTDDRQAAEAATRALIEAGHRRIAYISATEADDPIYRGPHQINLSTVMERIEGVVAASRSAGIEHPERYIRLGANRRGEGDKIISELLQGPDRPTAILASDNVVALEVFKTLRRLGMSIPGDLSLVAFHDADWTSVTSPPITVIAQPVYELGFESAQILVRRITGMGDAPRCRVLATTLIKRQSIGAPPEIQESHAVLQNSAAKIG; from the coding sequence ATGATGAAGAGAACGACGTCAAAGCGGCTTGTCACCATCTCGGACGTTGCGCAGAGCGCAGGTGTATCCAAGGCAACCGCCGCACGCGTTCTCGGCAGCTACGGTACGGCAAGCCCTGTCGTGAAGGAGAAGGTTCGCGAAGCCGCAAAGAGGCTCGGCTATCAGGCCAACGAGCTTGCGCGCAGCATGACGACCGGAAAGTCGAAGACGATCGGGGTCATCGTCGGCGATATCGAAAACCCGTATTTCGGTCAGGCCGTGCGCGGAATCAGCGATGCGGCGCACGCTGCCGGCTTCGATGTCATCCTCTCCAATTCCGGCGAGGATGCAGCCAAGGAAAAGGCGGCCGTACGCGTCCTGCTGGGCAAGCGCGTGGATGGATTGATCGTTACTCCGGCCTCCGTATATGAGACACAGCACCTGCACGAGGTCCAGCGATCCGGCCGACCTCTCGTCCTTCTGGACCGGACCATTCCGGGTCTTGGGGTGGATGCCGTCGTTACGGACGACCGGCAGGCCGCCGAGGCCGCCACGCGAGCCCTGATCGAAGCCGGCCATCGCCGCATCGCCTACATCTCAGCCACGGAAGCGGACGACCCGATCTACCGGGGACCGCACCAGATCAATCTGAGCACGGTGATGGAGAGAATAGAAGGCGTTGTCGCGGCAAGCCGGTCTGCCGGTATCGAACATCCGGAGCGCTATATCCGGCTCGGTGCCAACCGCCGCGGGGAGGGTGACAAGATTATTTCCGAATTGCTTCAAGGCCCCGACAGGCCGACTGCCATACTCGCGTCGGATAACGTGGTGGCGCTTGAAGTGTTCAAGACCCTTCGCAGGCTGGGCATGTCCATCCCCGGTGATCTGTCGCTCGTCGCTTTCCACGATGCCGACTGGACAAGCGTGACCAGCCCGCCGATTACGGTTATCGCTCAGCCGGTCTACGAACTGGGATTTGAAAGCGCGCAGATCCTTGTTCGGCGGATTACCGGTATGGGCGATGCGCCACGCTGCCGGGTGCTTGCAACCACACTCATCAAGCGACAATCGATAGGGGCTCCGCCGGAGATCCAGGAGAGCCACGCCGTTCTTCAAAACAGTGCCGCGAAAATCGGTTGA
- a CDS encoding ribonuclease activity regulator RraA: MTALDPSVYAKLLRTNSATLSSLLLKRGLRNTAVRGVRPLAGADKPMIGPAVTVRYIPAREDIDGSTYSSDPSNQQRKAIDTIPEGHVLVFDCRSLAEIAGIGAMLARRLVYRGCAGLVLDGGVRDTADIAQLGLPTYCMGPAAPANLVAHHASDMNQPIACGGVAVYPDDIIFGDSEAVIVIPREYVNEIADEAVAMEEQEDFLKLEIESGKPTLGVYPPNKETLERFEAWRRARIEAV; encoded by the coding sequence ATGACGGCGTTGGACCCATCGGTTTACGCAAAGCTTTTGCGGACAAATTCGGCGACCCTTAGTAGCTTGCTGCTGAAACGTGGGCTCAGGAACACCGCGGTTCGCGGCGTACGGCCGCTCGCAGGCGCCGACAAGCCGATGATCGGTCCGGCGGTCACCGTTCGCTACATTCCCGCCCGGGAGGATATCGACGGCTCGACCTACAGTTCCGATCCCTCCAATCAGCAGCGCAAGGCGATCGACACGATACCCGAGGGGCACGTCCTCGTGTTCGATTGCCGCTCGCTGGCGGAGATTGCCGGGATTGGCGCGATGCTGGCCCGGCGCCTTGTCTACCGCGGATGCGCTGGCCTTGTGCTGGATGGCGGCGTTCGCGATACGGCCGATATCGCCCAGCTCGGGCTCCCGACCTATTGCATGGGACCGGCGGCTCCGGCCAATCTGGTTGCCCACCATGCTTCCGACATGAACCAGCCGATCGCCTGCGGCGGTGTCGCGGTTTATCCCGACGACATCATCTTCGGCGACAGCGAGGCTGTCATCGTCATCCCCCGGGAATATGTGAACGAGATCGCTGACGAGGCCGTCGCAATGGAGGAACAGGAGGACTTCCTGAAGCTGGAGATCGAGTCAGGCAAGCCGACACTTGGCGTCTATCCGCCAAACAAGGAAACTCTCGAGCGGTTCGAGGCTTGGCGCAGGGCTCGCATTGAGGCCGTTTGA
- a CDS encoding IclR family transcriptional regulator, translating to MNEPKHGSPVVEKTAHLLEAVADARTGISLGALVDQLGVPRSTVYRILNSLTAHGLVARVNGGASYELGPKFVQLARRISPGADRVTLIEAARPVLAAAADRIYESFRLAAPEGNEMMTIFAAPSPGDYALFIKVGGRSRKHVGAAGKLALAYSDYHEIEVYCAGGLEARTPYTITDPETLKEVLAEIRRSGSAEDNQESNLGLRAFAAPIFDSASRLVATVSVPFIGEATPERARSIKREVLDGAAMVMKAINGAHPISK from the coding sequence ATGAATGAACCAAAGCATGGATCTCCGGTGGTGGAAAAGACGGCGCATCTGCTTGAGGCGGTTGCTGATGCGAGGACCGGAATTTCGCTCGGCGCATTGGTCGATCAGCTTGGAGTGCCTCGTTCGACCGTGTATCGCATCCTCAATTCACTGACCGCGCATGGGCTTGTGGCTCGGGTGAATGGCGGGGCTTCCTACGAGCTGGGGCCGAAATTCGTGCAGCTCGCGCGGCGTATTTCACCCGGTGCGGATAGGGTGACGCTGATCGAGGCGGCGAGGCCGGTCTTGGCGGCCGCGGCTGACAGGATCTACGAATCCTTCAGGCTGGCGGCGCCCGAAGGCAATGAGATGATGACGATATTTGCGGCCCCCAGCCCCGGGGACTACGCCCTGTTCATCAAGGTCGGCGGCCGTTCGCGCAAGCATGTCGGTGCGGCCGGCAAGCTTGCCCTGGCGTATTCCGACTACCATGAGATCGAGGTTTACTGTGCTGGCGGCCTGGAGGCTCGGACCCCGTATACGATCACCGACCCTGAGACGTTGAAGGAGGTGCTCGCTGAAATTCGCCGCAGCGGAAGTGCGGAAGACAACCAGGAATCGAATCTCGGCTTGCGAGCTTTCGCTGCTCCCATATTCGATTCTGCAAGTCGCCTGGTCGCCACCGTCAGCGTGCCGTTCATCGGGGAGGCGACGCCGGAGCGCGCTCGATCAATCAAGCGCGAGGTCCTCGATGGGGCTGCCATGGTGATGAAGGCTATCAATGGCGCTCATCCAATATCCAAATAA
- a CDS encoding ABC transporter substrate-binding protein yields MKKITGIHALSMGLAMSLAASAAIPAPAATDKLTVVVTDEPKSLDPCDTDLSGNSRILHNNITEALVNLSPKDGSVVPSLATSWRQVDNLTWEFKLREGVTFHDGKAFDTNAVIAALKRAQDPALGCEVGVATLKGLKLNAEAVNPTTLLIKTDVVEPILPNKMSALDIGSPATPGDTKTRTPAGTGPYKLVAWTPGQSVGLVAYEGYWGDKPAIPNATIIWRAESAVRAAMVDTGEAQIAYEIAPQDGTTGQDHAFPNAETSLLRIDAQIAPLNDKRVREALNLAIDRDGLIGTIFHKDAQKAMQVVPPSVFGFNPDIPVWTYDPEKAKSLLAAAKADGVPVDKEIVIYGRIGIYPNSSESLEAIQAMLADAGFNARLEMLETSPWLKRLLKPWSKDRQPSILQTQIDNAEGDAVFTLPNRFTTDGNQSTITDAGLDKLIADGSKATGDERKKLFQQAFKYIAVDTVNIAPLFHMVTIARVAKNVNYTPDVQAGNEIKLKSISYR; encoded by the coding sequence ATGAAGAAGATCACGGGTATCCATGCGTTGAGCATGGGGCTTGCAATGTCGTTGGCGGCAAGCGCCGCAATTCCCGCTCCCGCGGCCACGGACAAATTGACGGTCGTGGTGACGGATGAGCCGAAATCGCTCGACCCCTGCGATACGGACCTCTCGGGCAATTCACGCATTCTGCACAACAACATCACCGAAGCGCTCGTCAATCTCAGCCCCAAGGATGGTTCGGTCGTCCCGAGCCTCGCCACCAGCTGGCGGCAGGTCGATAACCTGACCTGGGAGTTCAAGCTGCGCGAAGGCGTGACCTTCCACGACGGCAAGGCGTTCGATACCAATGCGGTTATCGCGGCTCTGAAGCGGGCCCAGGATCCGGCGCTGGGCTGCGAAGTGGGAGTCGCCACGCTGAAGGGCCTCAAACTCAATGCAGAAGCGGTGAACCCGACGACCCTCCTCATAAAGACGGACGTCGTCGAGCCGATCCTCCCGAACAAGATGTCCGCCCTGGACATCGGTTCGCCGGCAACCCCGGGCGACACCAAGACGCGCACGCCGGCCGGGACGGGACCTTACAAGCTGGTCGCGTGGACGCCCGGCCAGTCTGTCGGTCTGGTGGCCTATGAAGGCTATTGGGGCGACAAGCCGGCAATTCCCAACGCGACGATCATCTGGCGCGCCGAGTCTGCGGTGCGCGCCGCGATGGTCGATACCGGCGAAGCGCAGATCGCCTATGAAATCGCACCCCAGGACGGCACGACCGGACAGGATCATGCTTTTCCAAACGCCGAGACTTCCCTGTTGAGGATCGATGCGCAGATCGCGCCCCTCAACGACAAGCGCGTTCGCGAAGCACTCAACCTCGCGATCGACAGGGATGGTCTCATCGGAACGATCTTCCACAAGGACGCCCAAAAGGCGATGCAGGTCGTGCCACCGTCGGTCTTCGGCTTCAATCCGGACATTCCCGTTTGGACCTACGATCCGGAAAAGGCGAAGTCCCTGCTTGCTGCCGCCAAGGCGGATGGCGTGCCGGTCGACAAGGAGATCGTCATCTACGGCCGCATCGGCATCTATCCGAACTCGTCCGAGAGCCTGGAGGCCATTCAGGCCATGCTGGCGGATGCCGGTTTCAACGCCCGGCTTGAAATGCTCGAGACAAGCCCGTGGCTGAAGCGGCTGCTGAAGCCGTGGAGCAAGGATCGCCAGCCGTCCATCCTGCAGACACAGATCGACAATGCCGAGGGCGATGCAGTGTTCACGCTGCCGAACCGCTTTACCACCGATGGCAACCAGTCGACGATCACGGACGCCGGTCTCGACAAGCTGATCGCCGATGGCTCGAAGGCAACCGGTGACGAGCGCAAGAAGCTATTCCAACAGGCGTTCAAGTACATCGCCGTCGATACGGTCAACATCGCACCGCTCTTTCACATGGTCACGATCGCCCGTGTCGCCAAGAACGTGAACTATACGCCTGATGTGCAGGCCGGCAACGAGATCAAGCTGAAGTCGATCAGCTACCGTTGA
- a CDS encoding ABC transporter permease: MSFTYFLKRAAFAALALAALMTSAFFLVRLTGDPVNLYLPVDASDAAREAMRIRLGLDRSLPAQFFDWAWDILSLDFGMSLWHNRPAMDVVLEALPNTLALGAIALALAFTAAIVMGSIAAVNAGGWIDRGVNVLSQAAASVPDFWLGLMGVLLFAVTFRILPTSGFGGPIYWVLPVACLFARPFGTLVQIVRGSMIEALNATFVRTARAKGARDGRVTFVHALRNALLPAVTVTGDLAAQFAGGGGVVEVVFGFPGIGKLLIDGILKRDFAIVQASIFAVAVVIFVINILVDMLYASIDPRVRVE; this comes from the coding sequence ATGTCCTTCACCTATTTCCTGAAACGTGCGGCCTTCGCGGCGCTCGCGCTTGCGGCGCTGATGACATCCGCCTTCTTTCTCGTGCGATTGACGGGCGATCCCGTCAATCTCTACCTGCCTGTCGACGCTTCGGATGCGGCGCGCGAAGCCATGCGCATCCGTCTTGGGCTCGATCGCTCGCTCCCGGCCCAGTTCTTCGATTGGGCTTGGGATATTCTCAGCCTCGATTTCGGAATGTCTCTCTGGCACAATCGCCCGGCCATGGACGTAGTGCTGGAGGCGCTGCCGAACACGCTGGCACTGGGCGCCATCGCGTTGGCGCTGGCCTTCACCGCCGCGATCGTCATGGGATCCATTGCCGCCGTGAATGCCGGTGGCTGGATCGACCGGGGCGTCAATGTCCTGTCGCAGGCAGCCGCAAGCGTGCCGGATTTCTGGCTTGGCCTGATGGGCGTGCTTCTATTTGCGGTCACCTTCCGCATTCTGCCCACCTCAGGCTTCGGCGGCCCGATTTATTGGGTGCTGCCCGTCGCCTGCCTGTTTGCCCGACCTTTCGGAACTCTGGTGCAGATCGTCCGCGGCTCGATGATTGAAGCGCTGAATGCCACATTCGTCCGGACGGCACGGGCCAAGGGCGCGCGTGACGGACGGGTCACCTTCGTGCACGCGCTCCGCAATGCTCTCCTTCCGGCGGTCACGGTGACCGGCGACCTTGCCGCCCAGTTCGCCGGCGGTGGCGGCGTCGTCGAGGTGGTCTTCGGATTTCCCGGCATCGGCAAACTCCTGATCGACGGCATTCTGAAACGCGATTTCGCGATCGTCCAGGCATCGATCTTTGCCGTCGCTGTCGTGATCTTCGTCATCAATATCCTGGTCGACATGCTTTATGCCTCGATCGACCCGCGCGTGAGGGTCGAATGA
- a CDS encoding ABC transporter permease, giving the protein MTDTSAEFLPARERRSRRILWLLRALAGDPMAVAATIWLLIVVLAIFTDSLSLLGDNRISLKARNLPPFAFGQSWTLWLGADALGRPLLVRLIQAASTTIGIAVVTVLTSLIGGTLLGVIAGYFGGVVGNVIMRICDIILGFPTLLVALFGLYLFGPSVGNLVIVLAVTRMPAYIRVARAETLEVRERLFVDAARVFGGGPTWILRTHILPSVAPTMLTLASVNLAMVMLFESGLSYLGLGIQPPSVSWGLMVAQGQGYLSSAWWLGFFPGLAVMLTTMSFNLLANWFRIVNDPSQHWRLVSRRR; this is encoded by the coding sequence ATGACCGACACGTCCGCCGAATTCCTCCCGGCCCGCGAGCGCCGTAGCCGCCGCATCCTCTGGCTCCTGCGTGCGCTCGCGGGTGACCCGATGGCCGTCGCGGCGACGATCTGGCTGCTGATCGTCGTGCTCGCCATCTTCACCGATTCCCTGTCGCTCCTGGGCGACAACCGCATTTCACTGAAGGCGCGCAACCTGCCACCGTTCGCCTTCGGCCAGTCCTGGACCTTGTGGCTGGGAGCCGACGCACTCGGACGGCCGCTCCTCGTCCGCCTCATCCAGGCGGCTTCGACGACGATCGGCATCGCTGTGGTGACCGTGCTGACAAGCCTGATCGGCGGAACGCTGCTGGGCGTGATCGCCGGTTATTTCGGCGGCGTCGTCGGAAACGTCATCATGCGGATCTGCGATATCATCCTCGGTTTCCCGACCCTGTTGGTGGCACTCTTCGGCCTCTATCTGTTCGGTCCGAGCGTCGGCAACCTCGTGATCGTGCTCGCCGTCACCCGAATGCCGGCCTATATCCGCGTCGCAAGGGCCGAAACGCTTGAGGTCCGCGAACGACTTTTCGTCGATGCGGCGCGCGTCTTCGGTGGTGGACCGACCTGGATCCTGCGCACCCACATCCTCCCCAGCGTCGCACCCACCATGCTGACGCTCGCCTCGGTCAATCTCGCCATGGTCATGTTGTTCGAATCCGGCCTCAGCTATCTCGGCCTCGGCATCCAGCCGCCTTCGGTAAGCTGGGGGCTGATGGTCGCCCAGGGCCAAGGCTATCTGTCGTCCGCCTGGTGGCTCGGCTTTTTCCCCGGTCTCGCCGTCATGCTCACCACCATGTCCTTCAACCTCCTCGCCAACTGGTTCCGGATCGTCAACGATCCGTCGCAGCACTGGCGCCTTGTGAGCCGGAGGCGCTGA
- a CDS encoding ABC transporter ATP-binding protein, protein MALLEVKDLQVSFDTASGRIFALNGVSFSLERGEVLALLGESGSGKSVTASAIMDLVPNPPGAIDRGSIRFDGTELLKLSRNERRDLCGSRIALIFQDALAALNPVYPVGWQIAEMYRIHGRKPKGGVEKAVLDLLTAIGIPDPERRARQYPHEFSGGMRQRIMIAMAVALEPDVIIADEPTTALDVTIQAQVVDLLATIRKRSDAGMIFITHDLGVVAELADRVAVMYAGRIVETANVFELFEDARHPYSVGLLASQPRVDTDEDELVPIPGSAPNPVALPSGCAFRTRCPRAEGLCAEVVPPLETVGPGRQAACHFPVSPA, encoded by the coding sequence ATGGCTCTTCTCGAAGTCAAAGATCTGCAAGTCAGTTTTGATACGGCGTCCGGCCGCATATTCGCACTCAATGGCGTCTCCTTCTCGCTGGAACGCGGTGAAGTCCTGGCACTTCTTGGCGAAAGCGGCTCCGGCAAGTCTGTGACTGCATCTGCCATCATGGACCTCGTTCCCAATCCTCCGGGCGCGATCGACCGGGGATCGATCCGCTTCGACGGGACGGAACTGTTGAAGCTTTCGCGCAACGAGCGGCGAGATCTGTGCGGCAGCCGGATCGCCCTCATCTTTCAGGATGCGCTTGCGGCACTCAATCCCGTCTATCCCGTCGGCTGGCAGATCGCGGAGATGTACCGCATCCACGGCCGCAAGCCGAAAGGTGGCGTCGAGAAGGCCGTGCTCGACCTCCTGACGGCAATCGGCATTCCCGATCCTGAACGTCGGGCACGGCAATATCCGCACGAATTTTCCGGTGGCATGCGCCAACGCATCATGATCGCCATGGCCGTAGCACTCGAACCGGATGTCATCATCGCCGACGAGCCGACGACGGCGCTCGACGTCACGATCCAGGCGCAGGTGGTTGATCTTCTGGCCACAATCCGTAAACGCAGCGATGCCGGAATGATCTTCATCACCCACGATCTGGGTGTGGTAGCCGAACTCGCGGACCGCGTGGCCGTCATGTATGCCGGCCGGATCGTCGAAACTGCAAATGTCTTCGAACTCTTCGAGGATGCACGACATCCCTACAGCGTCGGCCTGCTCGCCTCGCAGCCGCGCGTGGATACCGATGAGGACGAACTGGTGCCGATCCCCGGCTCGGCGCCCAATCCCGTCGCCCTTCCTTCAGGCTGCGCGTTCAGGACGCGCTGTCCACGCGCCGAAGGGCTCTGCGCCGAGGTTGTCCCTCCCCTTGAAACCGTGGGGCCGGGCCGCCAGGCCGCCTGCCATTTCCCGGTATCGCCAGCATGA
- a CDS encoding ABC transporter ATP-binding protein: MNQPLLKVENLSRHFGSGATPVRAVDDVSFEIAQGETLGLVGESGCGKTSLVRTLLKLGPATSGSAVLDGVEITKASGRELHELRRKMQVVFQDPYQSLNPRMRVDRLISEPWALHPGAVPKARWREETVKLLESVGLRAEHAERYPSEFSGGQRQRLGIARALTLNPTLLVCDEPVSALDVSVQAQVVNLLARLRRERNLAMLFVAHDLAVVRHVSDRVMVMYLGKIIETGPKQSIFSAPAHPYTQALMSAVPTPDPRLRGHRKRIVLEGDLPSPANPPSGCRFRTRCWKATSICAEQEPGLTARTAAPGLLTACHHADAETGH, from the coding sequence ATGAACCAGCCTCTTCTCAAAGTCGAAAACCTTTCCCGGCACTTCGGCAGCGGCGCGACGCCCGTGCGCGCCGTCGATGACGTCAGCTTCGAGATCGCCCAAGGAGAGACCCTCGGCCTTGTCGGCGAAAGCGGTTGCGGCAAGACTTCCCTGGTCAGGACGCTCCTGAAGCTCGGGCCGGCGACCAGCGGCAGCGCCGTTCTCGATGGCGTGGAAATCACCAAAGCGAGTGGAAGGGAGCTGCATGAATTGCGCCGCAAGATGCAGGTTGTCTTCCAGGACCCTTACCAGTCACTGAATCCGCGCATGCGGGTCGACCGACTGATCTCCGAACCCTGGGCGCTGCATCCCGGCGCCGTGCCGAAAGCCCGCTGGCGGGAAGAGACGGTCAAGCTGCTTGAATCCGTGGGGCTGCGCGCGGAACATGCGGAGCGCTATCCTTCGGAATTTTCAGGCGGCCAGCGGCAGCGGCTTGGAATCGCGCGCGCCCTGACACTCAATCCGACGCTCCTCGTCTGCGACGAACCGGTCTCCGCCCTCGACGTCTCGGTTCAGGCACAGGTCGTCAATCTGCTCGCCAGGCTGAGGCGCGAGCGTAATCTCGCGATGCTTTTCGTCGCGCACGACCTTGCCGTGGTGCGGCACGTCTCGGATCGAGTGATGGTCATGTATCTCGGCAAGATCATCGAGACCGGGCCGAAGCAATCGATCTTCAGCGCGCCGGCACATCCCTATACGCAGGCCCTGATGTCGGCCGTTCCGACGCCGGACCCAAGGCTTCGGGGGCATCGCAAGCGCATCGTCCTGGAAGGCGATCTTCCAAGCCCTGCCAATCCGCCAAGCGGATGCCGATTTCGGACGAGGTGCTGGAAGGCCACGTCGATCTGCGCCGAACAGGAGCCTGGCCTGACGGCGAGAACGGCTGCCCCGGGGTTGCTGACAGCCTGCCACCATGCAGATGCCGAAACCGGACATTGA
- a CDS encoding sigma-54-dependent transcriptional regulator translates to MSNPTPVVLVDDDADLLKATAQTIELAGFAVSRFSRASDALVRIDDGFAGIVVSDIRMPEIDGLQLFDRVRKLDPDLPVILMTGHGDIPMAVKAMQDGAYDFITKPFAADRLVQAIRRAAEKRRLILENRTLRDVAEQARDDLPLIGQTAAMERLRRTLRQIADTDVDVLVTGETGSGKEVVANLIHRWSRRSKGSFVALNCGALPETIIESELFGHEPGAFTGAQKKRVGRIEYSSGGTLFLDEIESMPPATQIHMLRVLEAREVAPLGTNETRPIDLRVVAAAKVDLGDPSQRGAFREDLYYRLNVVTISIPPLRERRDDILLLFGFFCERAAKRFNRQTPALSSSTRHHLETHHWPGNVRELSHFAERFVLGLAGEDDRAMVPPEAATLTLPQRLNQHEAEILRETLASNGGDVRRTIEALGIPRKTFYDKLQRHGIERASFDQGVKPAR, encoded by the coding sequence ATGAGCAATCCAACACCTGTCGTTCTGGTTGACGACGATGCCGACCTTCTCAAGGCTACCGCCCAAACGATCGAGCTGGCAGGCTTTGCGGTCTCCCGATTTTCGAGGGCGTCCGACGCGCTCGTCCGGATCGACGATGGTTTCGCTGGCATCGTCGTTTCCGACATCCGCATGCCCGAGATCGACGGGCTGCAGCTCTTTGACCGCGTCCGCAAGCTCGATCCGGACCTTCCCGTTATTCTGATGACCGGCCATGGCGACATCCCGATGGCCGTCAAGGCGATGCAGGATGGGGCCTACGACTTCATCACCAAACCTTTCGCCGCAGACCGCCTGGTGCAGGCCATTCGCCGCGCCGCAGAAAAACGGCGACTGATACTGGAGAATAGAACGCTCCGCGATGTGGCCGAACAGGCACGCGACGACCTGCCGCTCATCGGTCAGACCGCGGCCATGGAGCGGCTGCGGAGAACGCTTCGCCAGATTGCCGATACCGACGTCGACGTTCTGGTGACCGGAGAGACCGGCAGCGGCAAGGAGGTTGTTGCCAATCTGATCCACCGATGGAGCCGGCGGTCGAAGGGCAGTTTCGTCGCGCTCAATTGTGGCGCGCTTCCCGAAACCATCATCGAAAGCGAGTTGTTCGGTCACGAGCCGGGCGCCTTTACCGGCGCGCAGAAGAAGCGTGTCGGCAGGATCGAATATTCGAGCGGCGGCACCCTCTTCCTCGACGAGATCGAAAGCATGCCTCCCGCCACGCAGATCCATATGCTGCGCGTCCTGGAGGCGCGTGAAGTGGCACCTCTCGGCACCAACGAGACACGGCCGATCGACCTGAGGGTCGTGGCGGCCGCCAAGGTCGATCTCGGCGATCCTTCGCAGCGCGGTGCATTTCGCGAAGACCTCTACTACCGCCTCAACGTCGTCACCATCTCCATTCCGCCGCTGCGTGAACGGCGCGACGACATCCTCCTCCTCTTCGGATTCTTTTGCGAACGGGCTGCCAAGCGGTTCAACCGCCAAACGCCAGCCCTGTCATCTTCTACCCGCCATCACCTCGAAACCCATCATTGGCCCGGCAACGTTCGCGAACTGTCCCACTTTGCAGAACGTTTTGTCCTCGGGCTTGCAGGGGAGGACGACAGGGCGATGGTGCCACCGGAGGCAGCCACCCTGACGCTACCCCAGCGTCTCAACCAGCATGAAGCGGAAATCCTCCGCGAGACGCTGGCCAGCAACGGAGGTGATGTCCGCCGTACGATCGAGGCGCTCGGAATTCCGCGAAAGACCTTTTACGACAAGCTCCAACGGCACGGAATCGAGCGTGCCTCCTTCGACCAGGGCGTCAAGCCGGCCAGATAG